A genome region from Natranaeroarchaeum sulfidigenes includes the following:
- a CDS encoding ABC transporter ATP-binding protein, with protein MLDRSPVTTRSSDTETDAGENRPPAVRLDDVSHEYRLASGRFRSGQSRSLQALRDVSLDVQPGTIVGIKGPSGSGKSTLLHAVSGLLVPTSGTVSLLGIDLTELGDRRRAQVRRRHVGIVFQGFHLLPSLSARANVALPLVGAGVGRTERRTRATELLDAVGLGERTTHLPGELSGGECQRVAIARALVTDPDVIVADEPTGELDTKTGETVLDLLTELGRNRAVLVASHDATTLSVADRVLSLHDGQVVERDR; from the coding sequence ATACTCGATCGGTCCCCAGTAACGACACGTTCGAGCGATACCGAGACGGATGCAGGTGAGAACCGGCCCCCAGCAGTCCGACTCGACGACGTCAGCCACGAGTATCGACTTGCTAGTGGACGGTTCCGATCAGGCCAGAGCCGCTCCCTGCAGGCCCTCCGGGACGTCTCACTCGACGTACAGCCGGGAACGATCGTCGGCATAAAAGGGCCAAGCGGGAGCGGGAAGTCGACACTGCTTCATGCAGTCTCCGGACTGCTCGTCCCAACGAGCGGCACGGTGTCACTGCTGGGGATCGATCTCACCGAGCTCGGCGACCGGCGGCGAGCACAGGTCCGTCGCCGCCACGTCGGGATCGTCTTTCAGGGCTTTCACCTCCTCCCCTCGCTATCGGCGCGGGCGAACGTCGCGCTCCCACTGGTTGGTGCTGGTGTCGGACGGACTGAGCGTCGAACACGAGCAACTGAGCTGCTAGACGCCGTCGGGCTGGGCGAACGAACGACGCATCTGCCGGGCGAACTCAGCGGCGGGGAGTGCCAGCGCGTCGCCATTGCGCGGGCGCTCGTGACCGATCCCGACGTGATCGTCGCCGACGAGCCGACCGGCGAACTCGACACGAAGACGGGAGAAACCGTACTGGACCTGCTGACGGAACTCGGCCGGAATCGGGCGGTACTGGTCGCCTCGCACGACGCTACAACCCTTTCCGTCGCGGACCGGGTCCTCTCCCTGCACGACGGGCAGGTGGTCGAGCGTGACCGATGA
- a CDS encoding PAS domain-containing sensor histidine kinase has translation MTASTGETPTKRRFIDAGRAFSIVVMASAMVVTGLVISATGGVSGSATSLLIGGGVLGGVVIGSAYERHRTDGPAMNSESVKSPPGQFQTFFERAPIPGVGISIEDGEEPIVEHVNTNFEEVFGFDAETLEGESLASYIVPPEKRDESIALVGELEDGRIVEGEVQRETNMGFRTFAFTGIPVEGDDSEVDAYAIYSDVTTEQEQRQRLQVLYRVLRHDLRNRMNVVKGNAEIICEEITDPELREWAESLSASADELIELSSQTRQIERSLDAGDYARHTIDAAELVENVLEDVSTHYPEVESQCDTPDELHVIANGLIDTAVRNAIENAFEHNVGPEQSVEVSVRTASRNYAEISIRDDGPGIPTSERRLFDGGSEITQLQHASGLGLWLLNWIVTQSGGEIELTDRTPTGTEVLVRLPLAYREAEPAETADEIAGD, from the coding sequence ATGACTGCCAGTACCGGCGAAACCCCGACGAAGCGACGGTTTATAGACGCCGGGAGGGCATTCAGTATCGTCGTGATGGCATCAGCAATGGTCGTTACTGGACTAGTGATCTCGGCGACTGGGGGCGTGTCCGGAAGCGCCACCTCCCTGCTGATCGGCGGCGGCGTTCTGGGCGGGGTTGTGATCGGCAGTGCCTACGAGCGCCATAGAACCGACGGCCCGGCGATGAACTCGGAGTCAGTGAAGTCACCTCCGGGCCAGTTCCAAACGTTCTTCGAGCGTGCCCCGATACCGGGAGTTGGGATCAGCATCGAGGATGGGGAGGAACCGATCGTCGAACACGTCAATACGAACTTCGAGGAGGTCTTTGGATTCGACGCGGAGACCCTCGAAGGTGAATCGCTTGCGTCCTATATCGTCCCACCTGAAAAACGCGATGAGTCGATCGCCCTCGTCGGAGAACTGGAAGATGGACGTATCGTCGAGGGGGAAGTCCAGCGGGAGACGAACATGGGCTTTCGGACGTTCGCGTTCACCGGGATCCCAGTCGAGGGAGACGATAGCGAAGTCGATGCCTACGCGATATACTCGGACGTCACGACCGAACAGGAACAGCGCCAGCGGTTACAGGTCCTCTACCGTGTGCTCAGACACGACTTACGAAACCGAATGAACGTCGTAAAAGGGAACGCAGAGATCATCTGCGAGGAGATTACCGACCCCGAGTTGCGCGAGTGGGCCGAGTCCCTCAGCGCCTCGGCGGACGAGTTGATCGAGCTCAGCAGCCAGACCAGACAGATCGAACGCTCGCTCGACGCGGGCGACTATGCCCGACACACCATCGATGCGGCAGAACTCGTTGAGAATGTGCTCGAGGACGTTTCCACTCACTATCCTGAGGTCGAGAGCCAGTGCGACACGCCAGACGAGCTACACGTAATTGCCAACGGTCTGATCGATACTGCGGTCAGAAACGCCATCGAGAACGCGTTCGAACACAACGTCGGTCCAGAGCAGAGCGTCGAGGTTTCCGTCCGCACGGCATCTCGGAACTACGCCGAAATCAGTATCCGGGATGATGGGCCAGGGATCCCCACGTCCGAACGCCGATTGTTCGACGGCGGAAGCGAGATCACCCAGCTCCAGCACGCGAGCGGGCTCGGCCTGTGGTTGCTAAACTGGATCGTCACACAGTCCGGCGGCGAAATCGAACTCACAGATAGGACGCCAACGGGGACGGAAGTCCTGGTCAGGCTTCCACTCGCCTACCGAGAGGCGGAGCCGGCAGAGACAGCAGACGAAATTGCAGGCGACTGA
- the trkA gene encoding Trk system potassium transporter TrkA: protein MRVIIVGAGEVGQTIANTLTATHEVVVIERDGELVEELTYDIDALVIQGDGTDLSTLQEAGIQDAEMVIASTDDDEVNIVTCGAAKTTGDVFTIARVKRHSLLLTWQGTEGAFGVDFMASSNLLTAEAIFRLSGFPGAQDVDSFIGGLVRMAEFEVYEDSPIVEQTVSDADRYDSLTFAALFRDDELIIPRGDTRIHSGDRVVVIGSSDSVGEFATDTVRAGNSDIEEVVIVGGTEIGFQTARLFAEHGYRPHVIEQDHDRAREIAEELPNASVWEHDATDMSFLKREHMDEADMVVAALGHDDRNLLVSILAKKLGVDRTISLIENTAYAELFEAVGIDVAISPREETAEEIIRFTRNDRTEKIAMLEHDLAEVLEVEIGPESEIVGLTIADAANEFPDCVVIGAISRGGKFVIPRGDTVFEAGDHVVLFTETSVLDDVTKLV from the coding sequence ATGCGCGTGATCATCGTCGGTGCGGGCGAGGTCGGTCAGACGATTGCGAATACCCTCACTGCGACCCACGAGGTTGTCGTTATCGAGCGCGATGGGGAGCTGGTCGAAGAGCTAACCTACGATATCGATGCGCTAGTAATTCAGGGTGACGGGACCGACCTTTCGACGCTGCAGGAGGCCGGAATCCAGGACGCCGAGATGGTGATCGCCTCGACGGACGACGACGAGGTAAACATCGTCACCTGTGGTGCCGCAAAAACCACCGGCGACGTGTTCACGATTGCTCGAGTCAAACGCCATAGCCTCCTCCTGACCTGGCAGGGAACCGAAGGGGCGTTCGGCGTTGATTTTATGGCGAGCTCAAACCTGCTCACCGCCGAAGCGATCTTCCGACTCTCCGGATTTCCGGGCGCCCAAGATGTCGACTCGTTTATCGGAGGACTGGTCCGAATGGCCGAGTTCGAGGTCTACGAGGACAGCCCGATCGTCGAACAGACAGTCAGCGATGCCGATCGCTACGACTCACTGACCTTTGCCGCGCTCTTCCGGGATGACGAACTGATCATCCCCCGTGGGGATACCCGTATCCACTCCGGCGATCGGGTGGTTGTCATCGGGAGCAGCGACTCGGTTGGTGAGTTTGCCACCGATACCGTCCGAGCAGGTAACAGCGATATCGAGGAGGTCGTGATCGTCGGCGGAACCGAAATCGGCTTTCAGACTGCCCGTTTGTTCGCAGAACACGGGTATCGTCCCCACGTGATCGAACAGGATCACGACCGCGCCCGTGAGATCGCCGAGGAACTGCCGAACGCGTCGGTCTGGGAGCACGATGCGACCGATATGTCGTTTCTCAAACGTGAGCATATGGACGAAGCCGACATGGTCGTCGCTGCGCTGGGACACGACGACCGGAACCTGCTGGTCTCGATCCTCGCCAAGAAACTGGGCGTCGACCGAACCATCTCTCTGATCGAGAACACCGCCTACGCGGAGCTGTTCGAAGCCGTCGGTATCGACGTCGCGATCAGTCCGCGCGAGGAGACTGCCGAGGAGATCATCCGGTTCACCCGGAACGACCGAACCGAGAAGATCGCGATGCTCGAACACGACCTCGCAGAAGTGCTCGAAGTGGAGATCGGACCGGAAAGCGAGATCGTCGGCCTGACGATCGCGGATGCCGCAAACGAATTTCCCGACTGTGTCGTCATCGGCGCGATCTCCCGCGGAGGGAAATTCGTCATCCCGCGTGGCGATACTGTTTTCGAGGCGGGCGACCACGTCGTCCTGTTCACCGAGACGTCGGTGCTCGATGACGTGACGAAACTGGTCTGA
- a CDS encoding amino acid permease: protein MSDEELAKDLGLVSAMMIGIGTMVGAGIFVLPGIAAQRAGPIVVLSFIIGAFIAVFNALSVSELGTAMPKAGGAYYFINRSLGPAFGSISGLGDWLGLAFASAFYTIGFGQYLGELLELPSILFLNNVQVGAILAGLLFVGVNYIGAKETGGIQTIIVSLLLGILTIFAIVGWFSFEWSTVTGDGGLTPLGTAEILPATGLVFVSYLGYAKIATVAEEIKNPGRNLPIAIVGSVVIVGTLYTILVTLMLGIVPWPELDLDAPVAQAAEMAFPAAVAGAAATAMTLGALLATASSANASILASARINFAMGRDKIVTDWLNEIHPQYATPYRSIIVTGGMIILFVILLGRDVGLLAEAASVLHLIVFALLNLAVIVFRETDHPDYDPDFEVPLYPIVPILGATLSLGLIAFMEFWPQVIAVGFVVGALLWYMLYARRHTPVEGALGEYVRDRADEMPDAAVSAAEAASPDQTRPYRVMVPLSNPRTEETLLELAGTLAEERENGIVHAVHIVEVPDQTPLDRGAEQLDRIDTESEKQLQRARERMTDRDVEIETSTILSHRSFEEVFDSARRLKADKVVMGWGGGRPWGAGRAERPIDELTHDLPCDFLVLKDREFDPSKILIPTAGGPDSDLSAELARTLRSMVGAEISLLHVVDSPEEREDGEQFLADWAADHGFGDAVLRVDDSGEVERAIAEAADEHTLVLLGATERGLLSRLVNRSLTLDVVDQVDASVILAERPSDRSLRQRLFGRR, encoded by the coding sequence ATGAGTGACGAGGAACTCGCAAAGGACCTCGGACTCGTCTCGGCGATGATGATCGGGATCGGGACGATGGTCGGTGCGGGGATCTTCGTCCTGCCCGGCATCGCCGCCCAGCGTGCGGGTCCCATCGTCGTCCTGTCGTTCATCATCGGTGCCTTTATCGCGGTGTTCAACGCGCTGTCGGTGTCGGAACTCGGGACCGCGATGCCGAAAGCAGGCGGGGCGTACTACTTCATCAATCGGTCGCTCGGCCCTGCGTTCGGATCGATCTCGGGGCTCGGCGACTGGCTTGGCCTCGCGTTCGCGTCGGCGTTCTATACCATCGGCTTTGGCCAGTATCTCGGCGAACTGCTGGAGCTCCCCTCGATTCTGTTTCTCAACAACGTACAGGTCGGAGCAATACTGGCCGGTCTACTGTTCGTCGGCGTCAACTACATCGGTGCCAAAGAAACAGGTGGGATCCAGACCATCATCGTCTCGCTGTTACTCGGTATCCTGACTATCTTCGCGATCGTAGGCTGGTTCTCCTTCGAGTGGTCGACGGTCACCGGTGATGGCGGACTCACGCCGCTTGGCACCGCCGAGATTCTCCCCGCGACGGGGCTCGTGTTCGTCTCGTATCTCGGATATGCCAAGATCGCAACTGTCGCGGAAGAGATCAAGAATCCCGGTCGAAACCTCCCCATCGCGATCGTCGGGAGCGTCGTGATCGTCGGCACCCTCTATACGATTCTGGTGACGCTCATGCTGGGTATCGTCCCATGGCCTGAACTGGATCTCGACGCGCCGGTCGCACAGGCGGCCGAGATGGCCTTCCCGGCGGCGGTCGCCGGTGCCGCTGCGACGGCGATGACGCTCGGCGCGCTGCTGGCGACGGCCTCCTCGGCGAATGCCTCGATTCTCGCGTCCGCACGAATCAACTTCGCTATGGGCCGGGACAAGATCGTCACCGACTGGCTCAACGAGATCCACCCCCAGTACGCGACGCCGTACCGGTCGATTATCGTGACCGGTGGCATGATCATTCTGTTCGTGATCCTGCTAGGTCGAGATGTCGGGCTACTGGCGGAAGCCGCCAGCGTGTTGCATCTCATCGTGTTCGCGCTGTTGAACCTCGCCGTCATCGTCTTCCGGGAAACCGACCATCCGGACTACGACCCGGACTTCGAGGTGCCGCTGTATCCGATCGTTCCGATCCTCGGCGCGACGCTGTCGCTTGGGCTCATCGCCTTCATGGAGTTCTGGCCACAGGTCATCGCCGTCGGGTTCGTGGTCGGCGCGTTGCTCTGGTACATGTTGTATGCCCGTCGACACACCCCCGTTGAGGGTGCCCTCGGCGAGTACGTCCGCGACCGTGCCGACGAGATGCCGGACGCTGCAGTCTCGGCTGCAGAAGCGGCAAGTCCGGACCAGACCCGTCCCTACCGCGTGATGGTGCCGCTCTCGAACCCCCGTACCGAGGAGACGCTCCTCGAACTGGCCGGAACCCTCGCAGAAGAGCGGGAGAACGGGATCGTCCACGCCGTCCACATCGTGGAAGTGCCCGATCAGACGCCGCTGGACCGCGGTGCCGAACAGCTGGATCGGATCGACACAGAATCCGAAAAGCAGCTACAGCGGGCTCGTGAACGCATGACCGACAGGGACGTCGAGATCGAAACCTCGACGATCCTCTCGCATCGCTCCTTCGAGGAGGTGTTCGACTCCGCCCGCCGACTCAAGGCCGACAAGGTCGTGATGGGCTGGGGCGGCGGTCGCCCGTGGGGTGCCGGACGGGCGGAACGACCGATCGACGAGCTAACCCACGACCTGCCCTGTGACTTCCTCGTATTGAAAGATCGAGAGTTCGATCCCTCGAAAATACTCATTCCGACTGCGGGCGGCCCGGACTCCGATCTGAGTGCGGAGCTCGCACGCACGCTCCGGTCGATGGTCGGTGCGGAGATCAGTCTGCTCCACGTCGTAGATAGCCCCGAGGAGCGCGAGGACGGTGAACAGTTCCTCGCCGACTGGGCGGCCGACCATGGCTTCGGCGACGCGGTACTCCGGGTCGATGACTCCGGCGAGGTCGAGAGAGCGATCGCCGAGGCCGCCGACGAGCACACGCTCGTGCTGCTGGGTGCAACCGAACGCGGACTGCTCTCTCGGCTGGTCAACCGCTCGCTGACCCTCGACGTCGTCGATCAGGTCGACGCGTCGGTGATCCTGGCCGAGCGGCCGAGTGACCGGTCGCTACGCCAGCGGCTCTTTGGTCGGCGATAG
- a CDS encoding universal stress protein codes for MTSTLLQRIVLPVASEADAKATARAAAPYVESDTSVSVVHVVEKAGGAPDKASVEQREELGREITTLVADRLAEQTESVSTEILYGEDIVETVVEHAKEIDATAVAFLPRNAGLLTRLLSGQTTVSMVTDTDLPVIVLPEIEEDADDE; via the coding sequence ATGACCTCGACATTGCTTCAACGGATAGTTCTCCCTGTCGCCAGCGAGGCGGATGCAAAAGCGACAGCAAGGGCTGCAGCACCGTACGTCGAATCGGATACCTCAGTCTCCGTCGTCCACGTTGTCGAAAAGGCAGGCGGGGCACCCGACAAGGCGTCGGTCGAACAGCGAGAGGAGCTGGGTCGAGAAATCACGACCCTCGTCGCCGACCGACTCGCCGAGCAGACGGAGTCGGTCTCGACCGAGATCCTCTATGGGGAAGACATCGTCGAGACCGTCGTCGAACACGCCAAGGAGATCGATGCCACGGCAGTGGCGTTTCTCCCCCGGAATGCCGGTCTGCTGACCCGGCTGCTCTCCGGGCAAACGACCGTCTCGATGGTCACCGATACCGATCTCCCGGTGATCGTCCTGCCGGAGATCGAGGAGGACGCCGACGATGAGTGA
- a CDS encoding TrkH family potassium uptake protein: MRIRVDWRQSVGLAGSVLQYLAIPLVFPLVLALYYREPIAPFVVAIAVTLVLGTAFDRFESDGEIGPREAFLMVSLSWALVALIGAIPFVVAGVGTIAHPINAAFEAMSGLTTTGATVLEDFSAHDRSILMWRQLIQWIGGLGILVLVTSILSQLSVGGAQLMETETQYDNVDKVTPHIQDTARLILKLYAGLTAVAIGVLYTLGLSGLAPNMDLYNAVAHAFTSVATAGFSPEPLSIEAFAPVVQWALMPFMFLGSTSFVLMYFVLRGDLNRLRESEEFRFYLGSVLVVAGLVLAVLAANGNPTGEGTHDLVRQSLFNVVSIITTTGYANADFTQWSAFAQYLLFLAMFLGGMAGSTTCSIKSLRWLVVFKAFRRDLFTSVHPGAVRPIRLGGTAIDEETIRDIYSYTLVAVLGVFLVSVFVAVDGARAGLDGFGAFDAVGAAASTFLNIGPAFGPAGPYGSYDVLPMSTKAAMVVWMLVGRIEIIPVIALLTTSFWRS, translated from the coding sequence ATGAGGATTCGGGTAGACTGGCGACAGAGCGTCGGACTCGCCGGGTCAGTGCTCCAATACCTCGCGATTCCGCTCGTCTTCCCGCTCGTGCTCGCGCTCTACTATCGTGAACCGATCGCACCCTTCGTGGTGGCGATCGCCGTCACGCTCGTGCTCGGAACGGCGTTCGATCGATTCGAGAGCGACGGTGAGATCGGTCCGCGCGAAGCGTTTCTGATGGTTTCGCTCAGCTGGGCGCTGGTTGCGCTCATCGGTGCGATCCCCTTTGTCGTCGCGGGGGTGGGGACGATCGCCCACCCGATCAACGCCGCCTTCGAGGCGATGAGCGGGTTGACGACGACCGGTGCGACCGTGCTGGAGGACTTCTCCGCGCACGATCGATCGATCCTCATGTGGCGACAGCTCATCCAGTGGATCGGCGGGCTGGGTATTCTCGTTCTCGTCACGTCGATACTCTCGCAGCTCTCCGTCGGTGGGGCTCAGTTGATGGAGACCGAAACCCAGTACGACAATGTCGACAAGGTGACGCCACACATTCAGGACACCGCGCGCCTGATTCTGAAACTCTACGCCGGGCTGACCGCGGTGGCGATCGGCGTCCTCTATACGCTCGGACTCTCGGGGCTCGCGCCGAACATGGACCTGTACAACGCCGTTGCGCACGCCTTTACAAGCGTCGCGACGGCCGGGTTCTCGCCCGAACCGCTCAGCATCGAGGCGTTTGCGCCGGTCGTCCAGTGGGCACTGATGCCGTTTATGTTCCTCGGCTCGACGAGTTTCGTCCTCATGTACTTCGTCCTGCGAGGGGACCTCAATCGGCTCCGCGAAAGCGAGGAGTTCCGCTTCTATCTCGGGAGCGTACTCGTGGTAGCGGGGCTCGTCCTCGCCGTTCTTGCGGCGAACGGCAATCCGACCGGCGAGGGGACGCACGATCTGGTTCGCCAGTCCCTGTTCAACGTCGTTTCGATCATCACGACGACTGGCTACGCGAACGCTGACTTCACGCAGTGGTCGGCGTTCGCCCAGTACCTGCTCTTTCTCGCCATGTTTCTGGGCGGGATGGCCGGATCGACCACCTGCTCGATCAAATCGTTGCGCTGGCTGGTCGTATTCAAGGCCTTTCGACGCGACCTGTTCACGTCGGTCCATCCGGGCGCTGTTCGCCCGATCCGGCTGGGCGGCACGGCGATCGACGAGGAGACGATCCGGGACATCTACTCGTACACGCTGGTCGCGGTGCTCGGCGTCTTCCTCGTCAGTGTCTTCGTCGCCGTCGACGGCGCACGCGCCGGTCTGGACGGCTTCGGTGCGTTCGACGCCGTCGGTGCTGCGGCCTCGACCTTCCTCAACATAGGCCCCGCGTTCGGTCCGGCCGGACCGTATGGTAGTTACGACGTGTTGCCGATGTCGACCAAGGCGGCGATGGTCGTCTGGATGCTGGTCGGTCGAATCGAAATCATCCCCGTGATTGCGCTGCTTACGACCTCCTTCTGGCGGTCGTGA
- a CDS encoding helix-turn-helix transcriptional regulator, with amino-acid sequence MKNAIDSYREREGLSQGELATAVGVSRQTINAIERERYDPSLELAFKLAAYFDCEVEDLFSPEIEPLGE; translated from the coding sequence ATGAAAAACGCGATCGACAGCTACCGCGAGCGAGAGGGGCTGAGCCAGGGCGAACTCGCCACGGCTGTCGGCGTCTCCCGACAGACGATCAACGCCATCGAACGGGAGCGCTACGATCCCTCGCTCGAACTGGCATTCAAGCTTGCGGCCTACTTCGACTGTGAGGTCGAGGACCTGTTCTCGCCGGAGATCGAGCCCCTGGGAGAATAG
- a CDS encoding signal recognition particle protein Srp54, giving the protein MVLDDLGTSLRGTLDKLQGKTRITEEDVEDVVREIQRSLIQADVDISLVQDLSDSIETRALDEDPPAGTSARDHVLKIVYEEMVALVGESTELPLEEQTIMLAGLQGSGKTTSAAKMAWWFSKKGLRPAVIQTDTFRPGAYDQAKQMAGRAEVEFYGDPDVDDPVQIAREGLEATSDADVHIVDTAGRHALEDDLIDEIEQIEEVVDPDRNLLVLDAAIGQGAKEQAQQFDESIGIDGVMITKLDGTAKGGGALTAVDQTDSSIAFLGTGEEVGDVERFEPSGFISRLLGMGDLKQLAERVERAMEETGLEDDDWDPEDMLQGSFTLKDMQKQMEAMNNMGPLDQVMDMIPGMGGGMMDQLPDDAMDVTQDRMRDFDVVMDSMTEAELEHPRAIGASQIERIARGSGKPEERVRELLQQHKMMEQTIKQFQGMGDGDMQRMMKKMQQQGGGGGMGGLGGDGGPF; this is encoded by the coding sequence ATGGTACTCGACGATCTCGGCACGTCCCTGCGCGGGACGCTCGACAAACTACAGGGGAAGACACGCATCACGGAGGAAGACGTCGAGGACGTCGTCCGCGAGATCCAGCGCTCGCTGATCCAGGCCGACGTCGACATCTCGCTCGTTCAGGATCTGTCCGACAGTATCGAGACGCGCGCACTCGACGAGGATCCGCCGGCGGGCACGTCGGCACGCGATCACGTCCTCAAGATCGTCTACGAGGAGATGGTCGCGCTGGTGGGCGAGAGTACGGAACTCCCGCTCGAAGAGCAGACGATCATGCTCGCCGGGCTGCAGGGATCGGGGAAGACGACTTCCGCGGCGAAGATGGCGTGGTGGTTCTCGAAGAAGGGCCTGCGCCCCGCCGTCATCCAGACTGATACGTTCCGCCCCGGCGCATACGATCAGGCAAAGCAGATGGCCGGGCGGGCGGAAGTCGAGTTCTACGGCGACCCGGACGTCGACGATCCGGTCCAGATCGCCCGCGAGGGGCTCGAAGCGACGAGCGACGCGGACGTACACATCGTGGACACGGCTGGTCGCCACGCCCTCGAAGACGACCTGATCGACGAGATCGAGCAGATCGAGGAGGTCGTCGATCCCGACCGGAACCTGCTCGTGCTCGACGCGGCGATCGGGCAGGGCGCAAAGGAACAGGCCCAGCAGTTCGACGAGTCGATCGGCATCGACGGCGTGATGATCACCAAACTCGACGGGACGGCGAAAGGCGGTGGGGCGCTCACCGCCGTCGATCAGACCGACTCCTCGATCGCCTTCCTCGGGACCGGCGAGGAGGTCGGCGACGTCGAACGCTTCGAGCCCAGCGGCTTCATCTCCCGGCTGCTCGGGATGGGCGACCTCAAACAGCTCGCCGAGCGCGTCGAGCGCGCGATGGAGGAAACAGGGCTGGAAGACGACGACTGGGACCCCGAGGACATGCTGCAGGGCTCCTTTACCCTCAAGGACATGCAAAAGCAGATGGAGGCGATGAACAACATGGGGCCCCTCGATCAGGTGATGGACATGATCCCCGGCATGGGCGGCGGGATGATGGACCAGCTGCCCGACGACGCGATGGACGTCACGCAGGACCGGATGCGGGATTTCGACGTCGTGATGGACTCGATGACGGAGGCGGAGCTAGAGCATCCCCGTGCGATCGGCGCGAGCCAGATCGAGCGGATCGCCCGCGGCAGCGGGAAGCCCGAAGAGCGCGTTCGCGAACTGCTCCAGCAACACAAGATGATGGAACAGACGATCAAGCAGTTCCAGGGGATGGGCGATGGCGACATGCAGCGGATGATGAAGAAGATGCAACAGCAGGGCGGCGGTGGCGGGATGGGCGGCCTCGGCGGCGACGGCGGCCCGTTCTGA